From a region of the Kwoniella mangroviensis CBS 8507 chromosome 1 map unlocalized Ctg01, whole genome shotgun sequence genome:
- a CDS encoding aspartate-tRNA(Asn) ligase — protein MSEPVPQENQAVPPAVEATTAPAPGQAGEGETPAGPSKGELKKRAKEAEKAKKAAERAAREEEERKKREAKEAEDHAKQNYGKLPLHQSQERNHRRFLKFAELSPESVGQRVIFRARMHNSRAQGAKIVFLAFRQQTHTLQGVLVVSGEKDENQVSKQMLKYSQLIPSESIVLVEGVIKSAEVKSCTITNYEVGIHKLFTAVEVGDLPFSIDDASRAEADFEKAEKDENLQYSRVALPTRLDNRVMDLRTPTNQAIFRIQSAVGQLFRDYLNSQGFIEIHSPKLQGAATESGASVFKVQYFNGTAFLAQSPQLAKQMAIAGDFERVYEIGPVFRAEDSNTHRHMTEFLGLDLEMAFEEHYHEVLEVLDEMLKNIFKGLQSKFQHEIEVIKKQFPHEDFLFLDETLKLPFKEGIKMLKEAGAKGSDGEELGELDDLSTENEKFLGRLVREKYKTDYFILDKFPLAIRPFYTMPDPTDSTLSNSYDFFMRGEEILSGAQRVHDPVFLAERMKSVGIDPASMTGYLDAFKLGAPPHAGGGIGLERVVMLFLKLGNIRRASLFPRDPKRLNP, from the exons atgtcagagCCAGTCCCTCAAGAGAATCAAGCCGTCCCTCCAGCAGTAGAGGCCACTACCGCTCCTGCTCCCGGCcaagctggagaaggtgaaacaccagctggaccatctaaaggagagttgaagaagagggccaaagaagctgaaaaggcCAAGAAGGCCGCTGAGCGAGCTgcgagagaagaggaggaaaggaagaagagagaagcgaaggaagctgaagatcatGCCAAACAAAATTATGGGAAATTGCCTTTGCACCAAAGTCAGGAGAGAAACC ACCGAAGATTCCTTAAATTCGCTGAACTCTCACCTGAATCCGTTGGACAAAGAGTAATCTTCCGAGCTAGAATGCACAACTCTCGAGCCCAAG GTGCCAAGATTGTTTTCCTCGCTTTCCGACAACAAACCCACACTCTCCAAGGTGTACTCGTCGTATCGGGTGAAAAAGATGAGAATCAAGTATCCAAACAGATGCTCAAATATTCTCAACTTATTCCT TCCGAATCCATTGTTCTCGTCGAGGGAGTGATAAAATCAGCCGAAGTAAAGAGTTGTACTATCACCAACTACGAAGTTGGAATccacaag CTCTTCACCGCCGTCGAAGTTGGAGATCTCCCATTTTCAATCGACGATGCTTCTCGtgccgaagctgatttcgagAAG GccgagaaagatgagaacCTTCAATACTCGAGAGTCGCTCTTCCGACCCGACTCGATAACAGAGTCATGGATTTGAGA ACACCTACCAACCAAGCCATCTTCAGAATCCAGTCTGCCGTCGGTCAGCTCTTCAGAGACTATCTCAACTCTCAAGGATTCATTGAAATCCATTCTCCCAAATTACAAGGTGCCGCTACCGAGTCAGGAGCAAGTGTCTTCAAGGTACAGTACTTCAATG GAACCGCTTTCCTtgctcaatctcctcaattGGCTAAACAAATGGCTATTGCTGGTGACTTCGAGAGGGTTTATGAGATCGGAcctg TATTCCGAGCCGAAGATTCCAATACTCATCGACACATGACGGAGTTCTTGGGTCTCGATCTAGAAATGGCTTTTGAAGAGCATTATCATGAAGTTTTGGAAGTCCTCGATGAAATGTTGAAAAACATCTTCAAGGGATTACAATCTAAATTCCaacatgagattgaagtgATCAAGAAACAATTCCCTCATGAAgatttcttgttcttggatGAGACTCTGAAATTACCTTTCAAGGAGGGTATCAAGATGCTTAAAGAGGCTGGGGCGAAGGGtagtgatggtgaggaatTGGGagaattggatgatttgag TACTGAAAATGAGAAATTCCTCGGTCGACTCGTTCGTGAAAAGTACAAAACCGATTATTTCATTCTCGACAAATTCCCCTTGGCCATCAGACCATTCTACACCATGCCTGATCCTACCGATTCGACTCTCTCCAACTCTTACGATTTCTTCATGCGTGGTGAAGAGATATTATCAGGTGCTCAGAGAGTGCACGATCCCGTGTTCTTAGCTGAACGAATGAAGTCGGTCGGAATTGACCCAGCTTCAATGACTGGTTATTTGGATGCCTTCAAGTTGGGGGCTCCTCCCCACGCTGGGGGTGGTATCGGTTTAGAAAGGGTTGTGATGTTGTTCTTGAAATTGGGTAATATAAGAAGAGCCAGTTTGTTCCCTAGAGATCCAAAGAGGTTGAATCCTTAG